DNA sequence from the Bradyrhizobium diazoefficiens genome:
CTGCTTGACCAGACCTTCGTACGCAGCGGCCCGATCCGCTGGCTAGTGGTGGGCGGCGTACTCCTGATCGCGGCGATCGCCGTCGGCGCGGTGCTGATGGCGCAGAATTTCCGCGAGCGCGCGCTGCGCAACTCCGGCCGCGAGCTGGAAAACACCGTGCTGCTGCTCGCCCATCATTTCGATCAGCAATTGCAGGATTTCGCGGTCATCCAGAGGGATTTCGTCGATCACGTGCGCGCGAGCGGAATCATGACCGCGGAAGACTATCGCAAGCGCTTCTCCGGCCAGGACGTGCACCGGATGCTGCGTTCGAAGATCGATGCGCTCCCCTACATGGGCGGCGTCAACATCATCGACGCCGATGGCAACGTGATCAATTCCTCGACGGCATGGCCGGCCCCAAAGGTCAACGTTGCCGACCGTTCATATTATCGCACCTTCCGATACGATCCACAGGCGCCCGACGTGCTGATCGAACCGGTGCACAGCCGCATTTCCGGCGCCTGGACCATTTTGATCCTGCGCAAGATCATGGGACCGCACGGCGAGTTCATGGGCATCATCGGGCGCGGCATCGAGCCGGCCAATTTCGAGAAATTCTTCGAAACCGTCGTGCTCGGCGAAGGTGCCTCGATCTCGATGCTGCATCGGGACGGCACCCTGCTTGCCCGCTTTCCGCATTCCAGCGACTTGATGGGACACAATTTCAGGAACGGCTCGTTCGAGCAGCAGAGGATCTTCGCTGTCGATCACTTCGCGGGCCGCTTTGTGAGCCCTGTCGACGGAGAGGATCGGCTGGTCTCGGCGCGCGCCCTGCCCCATTTCCCGATCCTGATGATGGCGACGACCACGCGCGCGGCGGCGCTCGCCGACTGGCGCGAGCAGATCGGCATCCTGATTTCGGTCGCCGGCGCCTCCGCGCTCGCCATCGCCGGCGTGCTGATCGCGATCGTGCGCAAGCTGCTGGAGCAGCATCGCATGTCCCGGGAGCGGCTGACGCTGGAGAAGCAGCGTCTCGATCGCGCCGTCAACAACATGACCCAGGGCCTGCTGCTGTTCGACGCCTCGAAACAGCTCGTGGTCTGCAACCATCGCTACATCGAAATGTACGGCTTATCGGCCGAGATCGTGAAGCCCGGCTGCGACTTCCGCGACATCATCGTGCACCGCAAGGCCACGGGTTCGTTCACGGGCGACGTGGACCAGTATGTCGCGCGCGTGCTGCGCGACATCCACTTGCGCAACTTCATGATCGTCGACACCAGCGACGGCCGCTCGATCCAGGTCGTCAACGAGCCTCTCGACGACGGCGGCTGGGTCGCAACCCATGAGGACATCACCGAGCGCCGTCGCATCGAGGAACGCATCACCCACCTCGCCCACTACGACGCGCTGACTGACCTGCCGAACCGCGCCATGTTCCACGAACATCTGCGCGGTGAGCTGCTCGCCATCGCCGATGGCGAAGAGCTCGCGGTGCACTACATCGACATCGACGAATTCAAGAGCGTCAACGACGCGCTCGGCCATCTTGTCGGCGACGAGCTGTTGAAGTCGGTGGCGCAGAGCCTGCGCAGCTGCGCAGGCCCGACCGATTTCGTGGCACGCCTCGGTGGCGACGAGTTCGCGATCGTGCAGAGTGCAGTGACCTCTCCGGACCAGGTCACCGAACTCGTCGCGCGGGTCTTCGCGGCGATCCGCGCGCCGTTCGACTGCATGGGCCATCATCTCACCACCGATGCCAGCATCGGTATCGCGCTGGCGCCGGGACATGGTACCGCGCTGGACCAGATCCTGAAGAACGCGGATATGGCGATGTACGCCGCCAAATCCGCCGGCCGCCGCACCTATCGCTTCTTCGAGCCGGAGATGGACGCCAAGGTGCGCGAGCGGCGTCAACTGGAGATCGACCTTCGCGACGCCATCGCTCATGGCGACCTCGAGGTCTACTACCAGCCCTGCCTCAGCCTGAAGGACGACCGAATCACCGGCTGCGAGGCGCTCGTGCGCTGGCGCCATCCCGAGCGCGGCATGATCTCGCCCGCCGAGTTCATTCCGATCGCGGAGGATACCGGCCTGATCAACGAGATCGGCGAGTGGGTGCTGGCGACCGCCTGCCGCGATGCGGCCGGCTGGCCCGACGACATCCGCCTCGCCGTCAACGTCTCGCCGGTGCAATTCAAGAGCGGCACGCTGGCACTGAAGATCATGGCGGCACTGGCCGCTTCCAACCTGCCGGCGAGCCGGCTCGAGCTCGAGATCACCGAGGCCGTGCTGATCCGCGACGACGACACCACCCTTGCGATCCTGCATCAGCTTCGCGCCATCGGCGTGCGCATCGCGCTCGACGATTTCGGAACGGGCTACTCGTCACTCAGCTATCTGCACCGTTTCCCGTTCGACAAGATCAAGATCGACCGCTGCTTCGTCAACGACATCGCCGGCCCCGACGGCTCCGCCAGCATCGTGCAGGCCGTGGTCAACCTCGCCAGCGCCCGCCGCATGGCCACCACAGCCGAAGGCGTCGAAACCGAGGAACAGCAGCGGCTGTTGCGCGCCCTCGGCTGCACCGAAATGCAGGGCTACCTTTTCAGCGCCGCGAAGCCGGCCGACAAGGTCGTGGAGCTGTTCGCACTCCATCGCAGCCGTCTCGCCCAGCGCGACGGCAACGAAAGGCGCCGCCGCGAGGCGAGCTAGCTCCGAGGCGTTACGAGACACCTCCGCAGCGATCAAATCCAGGCTGAGCCAACATCCCAAAATGAATTCGCCCGGGAGTGGCCATGCACTCCCGGGCGATCTCTGGAGGTCGAGAACCGAAAGAGACTTAGTTCGGCACCGTCGTCTTCGGCGCCGGCTTCGCGGCCGCTGCGTTCACGGTGACGCCGTGCAGGAAGTCATAGGCCGCGTGCAGCGCCTTGTCGTCCTTCTCTTCCGGCGGGACATAGGACTGCGATCCGGTCTGCTCCTTGCCGTCGGCGGCCTGCAGGTGGCCTCGCATCTGCGATTCCGCCATGGTGTCGAGGCGGCCCTTCAGCTCGGCCGGAACGTCCTGGAGGATCTCGATGTCAGGCGCGATGCCCTGGGCCTGGATCGAACGACCCGACGGCGTGTAATAGCGCGCCGTGGTCAGCGCCAGCGCGCCATTGCCGGCGCCGAGCGGAATGATGGTCTGCACCGAGCCCTTGCCGAACGAGCGCGTGCCGATGATCGTGGCACGCTTGTGGTCATGCAGCGCGCCAGCCACGATCTCCGAGGCCGAAGCCGAGCCGCCGTTGACTAGAACCACCAGCGGCTTGCCCTTGGTGAGATCGCCGCCATGCGCGGTGAAGCGCTGGGTCTCTTCCGGATTGCGGCCGCGGGTCGAAACGACCTCGCCGCGCTGCAGGAACGCGCTCGATACGGACACCGCCTGGTCGAGCAAGCCGCCCGGATTGTTGCGAAGATCCATCACATAGCCGACGAGCTTCTCTTGCGGGACATCCTTGGAGATCGAGGCGATCGCCTTCTTCAGCCCGTCGGTGGTCTGCTCGTTGAACGAGGTGACGCGGATGTAACCGATGTCGCCGTTCTCGACGTGGAAGCGGACCGGGCGCACATGGATGATCTCGCGCTTGATAGCGACATCGAGCGGGGCGGCGGCGCCCTTGCGCACGATGGTGAGCTTGGTCTGGGTATCGACCGGGCCCTTCATCTTGTTGACGGCCTGTTCGAGGGTCATGCCCTGCACGGCCTCGCCGTCGATCTTGCTGATGAGGTCGCCGGACATGAGGCCGGCCTTGGACGCTGGCGTGTCATCGATCGGCGAGACGACCTTGACCAAGCCCTCCTCCATCGTGACCTCGATGCCGAGCCCGC
Encoded proteins:
- a CDS encoding EAL domain-containing protein, with amino-acid sequence MKTRYGSRLLDQTFVRSGPIRWLVVGGVLLIAAIAVGAVLMAQNFRERALRNSGRELENTVLLLAHHFDQQLQDFAVIQRDFVDHVRASGIMTAEDYRKRFSGQDVHRMLRSKIDALPYMGGVNIIDADGNVINSSTAWPAPKVNVADRSYYRTFRYDPQAPDVLIEPVHSRISGAWTILILRKIMGPHGEFMGIIGRGIEPANFEKFFETVVLGEGASISMLHRDGTLLARFPHSSDLMGHNFRNGSFEQQRIFAVDHFAGRFVSPVDGEDRLVSARALPHFPILMMATTTRAAALADWREQIGILISVAGASALAIAGVLIAIVRKLLEQHRMSRERLTLEKQRLDRAVNNMTQGLLLFDASKQLVVCNHRYIEMYGLSAEIVKPGCDFRDIIVHRKATGSFTGDVDQYVARVLRDIHLRNFMIVDTSDGRSIQVVNEPLDDGGWVATHEDITERRRIEERITHLAHYDALTDLPNRAMFHEHLRGELLAIADGEELAVHYIDIDEFKSVNDALGHLVGDELLKSVAQSLRSCAGPTDFVARLGGDEFAIVQSAVTSPDQVTELVARVFAAIRAPFDCMGHHLTTDASIGIALAPGHGTALDQILKNADMAMYAAKSAGRRTYRFFEPEMDAKVRERRQLEIDLRDAIAHGDLEVYYQPCLSLKDDRITGCEALVRWRHPERGMISPAEFIPIAEDTGLINEIGEWVLATACRDAAGWPDDIRLAVNVSPVQFKSGTLALKIMAALAASNLPASRLELEITEAVLIRDDDTTLAILHQLRAIGVRIALDDFGTGYSSLSYLHRFPFDKIKIDRCFVNDIAGPDGSASIVQAVVNLASARRMATTAEGVETEEQQRLLRALGCTEMQGYLFSAAKPADKVVELFALHRSRLAQRDGNERRRREAS
- a CDS encoding S41 family peptidase, coding for MRKTLLFPLGALTGACLTLLVSGPQGGLWAARAAARADDAYSQLNLFGEVFERVKASYVEKPDNSKLIEGAITGMVTSLDPHSRYMNDKAWTEMQETTSGEFGGLGIEVTMEEGLVKVVSPIDDTPASKAGLMSGDLISKIDGEAVQGMTLEQAVNKMKGPVDTQTKLTIVRKGAAAPLDVAIKREIIHVRPVRFHVENGDIGYIRVTSFNEQTTDGLKKAIASISKDVPQEKLVGYVMDLRNNPGGLLDQAVSVSSAFLQRGEVVSTRGRNPEETQRFTAHGGDLTKGKPLVVLVNGGSASASEIVAGALHDHKRATIIGTRSFGKGSVQTIIPLGAGNGALALTTARYYTPSGRSIQAQGIAPDIEILQDVPAELKGRLDTMAESQMRGHLQAADGKEQTGSQSYVPPEEKDDKALHAAYDFLHGVTVNAAAAKPAPKTTVPN